A window of Mangifera indica cultivar Alphonso chromosome 13, CATAS_Mindica_2.1, whole genome shotgun sequence contains these coding sequences:
- the LOC123193856 gene encoding stress-response A/B barrel domain-containing protein UP3 has protein sequence MLCMRARPFLTTSTFSITFSPPKRLPRLTPRTFSVRPTMSSTIEHIVLFKVKSDTDQSKVNTMINNLNGLVSLDQVLHLTSGPVIRTGSSLFSFTHMLHSRYNSKDDLDAYSQHPAHMSVVKESVLPICEDVMAVDWVADQSPNPVALPAGSAIRITFLKLKENLGEEVKNEILGVIKGLKASFGGIEQLTCGENFSPVRAKGFSIASIAVFKGVKELEEADSNEELVKLQKEKIKEYLEGVIVVDYVVPSASSL, from the coding sequence ATGCTGTGTATGCGAGCACGGCCTTTCTTAACGACGTCTACATTTTCCATCACTTTCTCACCTCCCAAACGCCTCCCTCGCCTCACACCACGCACTTTCTCCGTCAGACCAACCATGTCGTCAACCATCGAGCACATCGTCCTCTTCAAGGTCAAGTCCGACACCGACCAGTCCAAAGTCAACACTATGATTAACAACCTCAACGGCCTTGTCTCCCTTGACCAGGTTCTCCATCTCACCTCCGGTCCGGTCATTCGAACCGGATCTTCTCTCTTTTCATTCACTCACATGCTTCACAGCCGCTACAACTCTAAGGATGATCTGGATGCCTACTCTCAACACCCCGCTCACATGAGTGTCGTCAAAGAATCGGTCCTGCCGATATGTGAGGACGTAATGGCCGTCGATTGGGTGGCCGATCAATCTCCTAATCCTGTGGCTCTACCAGCCGGGTCGGCCATAAGAATCacctttttaaaattgaaagaaaatttaggcGAGGAAGTGAAAAACGAAATATTAGGGGTAATCAAAGGACTTAAGGCAAGTTTTGGGGGAATTGAGCAACTCACTTGTGGAGAAAACTTTTCCCCAGTCAGAGCAAAAGGGTTTTCGATTGCTTCGATTGCCGTTTTCAAGGGAGTGAAGGAACTGGAGGAGGCTGATTCTAATGAGGAGTTGGTGAAATTGCAGAAAGAGAAGATTAAGGAGTATTTGGAGGGCGTGATTGTCGTTGATTATGTGGTGCCTTCTGCTTCCAGTCTCTAG